The Acidobacteriaceae bacterium nucleotide sequence AACGCTCCTACCACCCCGGCCATCCAGCCGCGCGGGATGCGCGAGGAAACAGCCTCGGCAGACACAGCTTCCGAAGAAACCAGCTCGCGAACACGCATCCCATTCGCCTCCGCCACGCCCTGCGCCTCCAGCATTCGCTGGAACGAGGACGCAGAAAGCGTACCTCCGCAAAGAATCGTGGAAGGCATCTCCGCCAGGGTGTCCTCAAAGTACGCCGCAGCCACGTTCACAGCCTGCGCCACTTCAAGCGAAAACTCACTCGGCGGCAACGCTTCCCCGGCATGGGACGAGATCGAATCGTCTGTCTCATGATGATGCGATGAAGGCTCAAGATCCGCAAAAACCGGAGGCACCGGCAGCGACGTGATGCCGTCAATATTCTGCACAGCGGACTCTTCCTGATCGAACGGTGCGTAAGGATTGCGACCATGCTCGGGCAGGGCTTCCTGCGCGGCCCACTCGGCCTGAGTATCTTCCAGCGAAACCAGCGGCAACGCCGCGAACTCTGCCGGCAGCGAAGGCTCCAGCAGCTCAGGAGCGATGTTCATCGGAACGCCTGCCGGCTCTATCTGCAGGTCCACCGTGCGATGCAGCAGCAGCAAGCCATCGCGAGTGATCGCCGTCGTTACGCTCAGTGCGCCTACGTTGACGGTCATCGTCGGCGAAGTCTCATCCAGCCCTGCCAGAGACGCCAGCGTGCTCGGCAGCACCGCCCCCGCCTCAAACCCGGCTTCGCGGGCAATATCTTCGTACTCGGCCAGCACGTCGCGCGGAATGGCAACCGCCAGCACGCGCGTAAGCTGCTTGCTGTGGCTCATCACCTGGAACGTCACCATCGCGCTGTCTGCGTCGAACGGCACCAGCTTCTTCAGGCGGAAACGCACCAGCGGCAGCGCCTCGGACAGCTTGCTGGGCAGCGAATCAAAGTCCAGCAACAACACGCGGCACGCGCCGTCCGGGATGATGACAGTGACGTCGGAGGTCCGAGTGTTCGGACGTGCGCCAACCTCTTCCATCACCTTGAGAAAGGCAGCGGCAATGGCCACACGGTCGACCAGGTTGCCCGGCTTGAGCCCCGGCGCCATCGCGCCATGCTCAAGCGGCACAGAAGCGACCGCCGAAACCGGGCCGATCGTGGCATCGGAACGCGCAGCGGTCACACCCTGCGGGGCGATTTCGCACGCCACCCGGGGACGCGTTCCTGAAGCTTTAGGTAAGAAGTTCATCGAAGCTCTGTCTAGTGTACCGGCCAACGCCTGATTTGTAGTGTTTGCTTTCGGTTGGACGCAGCCGCGCGCCAGACGTTATGCGATCCCGCAAAACTGTATTGCGCCGCCGACAAACCCAGCCCGTCGACGGCACACCACAGAACTACCTTCCCGCCTCAACAAACGTGACCTTGTTGATCTCGCGCAGCGTCGTAATACCGTCGCGAACACGCTCCAAAGCCGAGTCACGCAGGAACGCCATGCCCTTCGCTTTGGCCTTCTTTCGAATCTCCGAGCCCGGCCGCTTCTCCAGCAGCATTTCGCGGATCTCGTCGTCCAGTTCCAGCAGCTCATGGATCGCCGACCGGCCACGATATCCCGTGCCGCCGCACTCGATGCAACCCGGACCTTCCTTGAAGTCCACGTCACGCCACTCCTCAGGATTCAGACCATTTTCAATCAGCTCGTCGTCCGTGAAATGTACCGTTTGCACGCAAAATTCGCAGATCTGACGCACCAGTCGCTGCGCCAGAATGCAGTTCAGCGCCGACACAAAGTTGTAAGGCTCAACCCCCATGTTCAGGAATCGGCCCAGCACGTCGACCACATTGTTCGCATGGACCGTAGTGAACACCAGATGCCCCGTCAGCGCTGAGTTGATGGCGATCTGCGCCGTCTCCGCATCACGAATTTCGCCGACCAGAATCTTGTCCGGATCATGACGCAAAATCGAGCGCAGACCACGCGCAAACGTCAGGCCCTTCTTCTCATTCACCGGGATCTGCGTGATGCCGCGAATCTGGTACTCGACCGGGTCTTCGATCGTGATGATCTTGTCTTCTTCGCTCTTGATCTCATTCAGCGCCGCGTACAGCGTTGTCGTTTTGCCCGAACCCGTCGGCCCGGTCACGAGCACCATGCCGTACGGCTCCTTGATGTACCGGCGGAAGCGCGCGAGGTCCTTCTCCGCAAAGCCCACCACGTCCAGCGACAGCTTGGTGAACTTCTCCGACATCGACTCTTTATCCAGCACACGCAACACAGCGTTTTCGCCATGCACGGTCGGCATAATCGACACACGGAAATCGATCAGGCGGCCCTTGTAGCGCACGCGGAAACGACCATCCTGCGGCACGCGGCGCTCAGCAATATCGAGCTCGCTCATGACCTTGATACGCGACAGAATTGTCTGGTGATGCTCGCGTGCAATCGGCGCCATCGCCTGCTGCAGCACGCCATCGATGCGATACTTCACGAGCAGCGAATCATCGTAAGTTTCAAGATGGATATCCGAAGCGCGCCGCTCAAGCGCGGTGAAGATCGTCGTATCCACCAGGCGGATAATCGGCGAGATATCGTCGTCCGCGGCAAGCTTGTCGATCGCCAGCGACTCGTCCGCATTCTCGTTGTCAGAGAGCACGTCGAACGCAAGGCCTTCGCTCGCTTCGTCGAGCACGCGCTGCGACTGCTCGCTCTTCTTCAGAATGTCGGCAATCTGCGAACTCGTGGCCACACGCGTGACCACACGGGTCCCCAGCAGACCGGCGATCTCGTCCAGCACCATCAGCTTCGACGGGTCTGCAACCGCAATCGTCAGCCGCCCTTCGTGCTGCGCCAGCGGCACAAAGTTGTAGCGGAACATGATGTCTACCGGCACGCTCTTGAAGAGTTCGTGCTCGATCTTGAAGTTCTTCAGGTCGACAAACTCGGCATGGTAGCGGCGAGCGAGACGCTGCGCACGCTCCGTCTCCGAAAGCATGTCATTGGCATAGGGCTGAGCGACTGGAGGTGCAGTGGCCATACTCTTTTGGACTCCGTAGAATGCTGGCGGTCACCAGATGCAGGCGACTTCACCGGATTTGCGAATCTTACCGTCTTTTGTGATCAGCGGAAGGCCGTGCACAATCGCCGTGGCAGCAATAATGCGGTCTGCCGGATCTTTTGGGTACTTTTTCGAGAACTGCATCGAACGCCAGGCAATGCCCGGGGTAATCGGCAGCACCTGAAACACCTGCGCGCAGGCCTCCAGAAAGTCTTCTGGAGAAGGATCAACACTCACATCCTTGTCCGCAATAATCTGGGCTAGCTCCCACAAACTCTTATCCGAGATGGCGAGTCCGTCCTCTTGCCTTGCTGCCTCAATAACGCTCACCGCCGTAGCAGAAAGCAGTTCCGGAGCTTGCGCCAGCCAAAGCACGACGTGAGTATCGAGAAGGATCACCGAAGGTGCGAGGCCTCGCGCTTCGCAAACTCTTCAATCTCCTCGTCGGAGAACCGCGGCTTCAGAATGTCGCCCAGAATTTTGATCTTTCCCTTGTAAAAACCGAAGATCGGATCTTTTCCCTGCTGCGGCATCGGAATCATCTTCGCCACAGGTCGCCCCTTTTTCGTCACGATGATCGGCGTACGCTTCTGCTCCACTTCATCGAGCAGGGCGAGAAAATGCGTCTTTGCGGCAGCAGCACCAAGCGTTTTCATGCGCAACCTCCACTTCGTGACCACTTTACCATGGTCACCTGACCACTAGTTTCCGCCGCCCACGCTGTTCAGGCTGAAGATCGGCAGGTAGAGAGCGATAAGAATCACGACGACGACAACACCCATCACGATCAGGATGGCGGGCTCAATCAGGCTCATAATCGCCGCAAGCGAGGTCTGAACATCTTCCTCGAAGAACTCGGCAACCGAGTTCAGCATCTGCGGAAGCGCACCGGTAGACTCACCGACTTCGATCATTTCAATCGCAAGCTCGGGGAAAACGCCTGTATTGGCCAGGCTGAGCGAAAGCCCCTTACCTTCGCGCACCTGCTCCACGGACGTATAAACCGCCTTCTGCACGGAGCGCGAATCGATCGAACGGGCCGCCGTTTCAAGGCTTGGCACCAGCGGCAAACCGCCCTGCAGCAACGTCGAAAGCGTACGCGAGAAGAGGCCGACCTGGTACTTCAGCCACACCTGCCCCAGCAGCGGCAGCTTCACGCGCACCTTGTCGATCGTGTTTGCGCCAGAGTCGGTCTTCGTCCAGCGGACGATGCCGTAAATAATCAGCGCGACAACCGCAGCAATGTAAATGCCGTAATGCTGGGCGTACTGGCCTATCTGCAACAGCAACAGCGTCAGCGAAGGAAGCTTTGTACCAAGCTGATCGTAAAGCTGCGCAAAGCGCGGGACCACGAACGTCACCAGGAAGATGAACAGGCCGATCACCATCACAACAAGAAACGCCGGATAGATCAGCGATGCCTTCAGTTTCTTGCGGAACGACAGCGAAACTCGCTGGAAGTCCAGAAAACGCTGCAGCACTTCTTCCAGATTGCCGGAGCGTTCGCCCGCGAGCAGCGTCACCGTGTACACCAGCGGAAATCCGCCCTGCGCCTCAAAGGCCTGCGAGAGCGACTCACCCGTCTTCACACGGCCGACAACGTCTTCCAACTGCCCGCGGAAGCCCTCGTCCTTCTGCCGCTTGGAGAGCAGGTCCAGCGAACCGAGAATCGGCAGACCGGCGCGGATCAGCGTCAGGAACTGCTGATTGTAGATAAGGAAGACGTCGAGCTTGACCTTCTTCTGCTGCGAGATGCCGAGCGTCGATCGCGGCTTGACCGAGTACACCAGATACCCTGCCTGCGTGAAGCGGGCGCGCAGCTCATCGGCCGTTGCGGCGGCGTGGGTCTGTTCGAGGATGCGGCCGCGGTCATCGGCAAGTCTTACAGTGAATTCAGTCATCAGAGCTCAACGTTCAGGTGTCTTCCATCTTAGACGGGCGAAGGAGCAATCCGCTTCGTCCCGGGTTTCCGAAGTGTAAAAACGTTCTGCCCCGACCAAAGGCCGGGGCAGAATACTTCACTTCCAGAAGAGCCTAAGCAAGCTGCAGCTCGATGCTCTTGGCCGCAACGTCCAGCTTCGTGATCTTGAAACTGCGGATCTGGCCCGCTTCAACCGCCGACGACGCGCTTCCAGCCACAGGCCCACCGGTCTTCCAGCGGTCCTTCAGCATCGAGCCGAGCGCCGAAAGATCCAGCACGCCACCCGTGGGTGCCGCAGCAGCCGGAGCAGCCTGTGTCTTCAACGAAGCGATCGCACGGATGCCCTCGCCCAGCTCCACCACAGCGTTCTCGCCCGAGACGCTGACGACGCGCCCCGAAACGGTATCGCCCACCTGGCGCTCTTCCAGATACTCCGTCAGGCCCGTCGGCTGAAGCTGCTTGATGCTCAGCTTGATCTGGCGCTTTTCCGGATCGATCGCCAGCACAACAGCTTTAACGACCTCGCCCACGCGAACCGCATCCTGCGGGTGGGCAAGGCGCTTGTCGGCGACGATTTCGCTGATGTGGACGAGGCCTTCAACGCCCTCGGCCAGTTCGACAAACGCGCCGAACGTCGCCAGACGCGTCACAGGACCTTCGACCTCTGCGCCCACGGGGAACTTCAGCGGAACTTCCGACCACGGGTCGCCAAGTGCCTGCTTCAGACCCAGCGAGATACGACGCTCCGCGGTATCGATCTTCAGAATCGCCGCCTCGACCGTTTCACCAACCGTCAACAGGTCGCTGGGCTTCTTCACCTTCTTCACCCACGACATCTCAGAGACGTGGATCAGGCCTTCAATGCCCGGCTCCAGCTCCACGAACGCACCAAAGTCTGCCAGGCGCGTCACGGTTCCGGTTACGCGCTCGCCAACGGTGTACTTGCCGGGGACGGCGTCCCACGGCTCAGCCTGCAACTGCTTCAGGCCAAGCGAGATGCGATTGTTCTCCGCATCGATCTTCAACACCTTCAGGGTCAGCTCCTGGCCCACTTCGACCGCGTCCTCGGGCTTCGCAATGCGCGTCCACGAGATATCGCTTACGTGCAGCAGGCCATCCATGCCGCCGATGTCGACAAACGCGCCATAGCTCGCAAGGCTGCGCACCGTGCCCGTGACGATCTCGCCCTCGGACATCGTGGCGAACTTCGCCTGCGCCAGTTCCTTCTGCTCGGCTTCGAGGATCGCGCGGCGATCGACGACGACATCCTGCGCTTCCGTATCCAGCTTGATGATGTTGCAGGCGATCGTCTGCCCAACCAGCTTCTCCAGCTCGGCAGCATCGCGCGTGCCGGTGCGGGAAGCGGGCATAAACGCGCGCACGCCAACATCCACGCTGACGCCGCCCTTCACCACAGCCGTCACCGTTCCGGTGATCGGCGTCTTCTCTTCAAACGCCTTTACGAGCGTCGACCAATCCGTCGGCTGCACCACGCGAACACGCGAAAGCTCGTAGTAGCCCTCAGCATTGCGGCCACGAACGGAGACCAGCATCCGGTCACCCGGATTCACTTCGTCGGCATTGTTCGGGAGCGCCGCACGCGGCAGAACACCTTCCGTTTTGAAGCCGATATCCAGAAAAACACTGTCGGCATCGAGCGTCACAACGGTCGCGTCAATCTGCTTGGAGCCATCGTCAGCCTTGCGCTGGTTCGTGCGCTCAAACTCGGCAAACGCGTCGCCAAAAGACTCCGTTGTCTCTTCGACAGCGGGGGTTGCGGTGGTTTCTTCAACGAAGGGAGCGGTGGGTTCGAGGGTTTCTTCAGCCATGATGTCTCCTCTATTTTGTCATGTCCGCCGAACTCTGTAGGGCACATTCGCGGCGATAAAAACCTCCAAACTGAATGAAAATAGTCGCCATCTCGTCATTTACAAGGTCACCTCATGATGGACGTCCGTATTTCCAGTGGGCATGTATGAATGTGACGGAGTAAACTCGCGCCAAGGACAAGAAATGATCAATCCCCTAAAGAAAAAGCCCATTGTGGGCTTGGCGCTGGTGATCGCATTTGCTCTACTGACCGTCCAAGCCCACGCGGACAAGTGGGCCACTGCCACCTTCCACTCAAACAGGCCTGTTGATCAGATCTTCAAACAGACTGCAATCCTTGCGGATGGCACGAAATGGGGTTTTCGAACGACGTCCCATATCGAATCGACCAATGTACAGGAAGGTACGATTCAGGCCGCTCTAATTGCGGGAGGAGCAAAGTGGGGATGCATGTACATGTCCATTAGAGCAGAAGGAACAGGGACTTTCGGAGAAGCTGTGGTCTCGCTTCGCTCTGATGCTTGGCATAACCCCGGAACTTTCGCTGACGGACTCGTCAAGGCGCTACATAAAAGCTTCCCTGATCTGGAATACGAAGTGAAGCGTGACACAATTCCTAATGATTTTGCCTTTGGCATCTCGCAGGTGTCTTTACCGCTTGTTCCTCCAATCGCACCATTAGGCCAACCTACGCAAAGCTCGGCGACTCAACCGAGCTCAATTCAGTATTCCCTACAAGAGATCGCCAGCAGTCTTTCGCAAGGAACTTCTGTCTTGAACGTCGGAACTACAACAACGAGCCGTGCAGTCAAGCGCTTTCTAAGCGACGCAAACCTAGCGATGAATCGGTTTATGGTTGCCACAGGGAGCGAAGAAGAAAGCCAGTTTAGAAATACGGCAATGGCGGTCAATAAAGCGCGTGACGACGCATATGCAACTCTCACGAACGCTTTGCAACGGGGCATGTTCAATCAAATCACGAACGATTACATGATTACATTCGGAAAGCAGATGGCCGACCACGCGAGTCACGCATCTACCGATCCAGCCACCCAAAGCACTAGGAATCTCCATCAAGCTCTCGACGCTTGGTACGCCAACGGTAAGGACTGGACCAAGATACCGTCGGACGTGTGGAGCAAGCTCCCGGAAAGAGACAAAGGTCGGCTTAAGGACGGCATTGATCCTGAAATGGTAGCCGGACGGTAGTTAATTGATCTTGCAGGTCGCAATGCTCGCTGCAATACAGCAAAGCCCTCGCCGAAGCGAGGGCTTTTGCAAAACTAATCAAAAACTAAACGCTGAAGCTCGAACCGCAACCGCAGGTCGACTTCACCTGGGGGTTCTCGAACTTGAAGCCAGCAGCCTCAAGGGTCTCAACGTAATCCACCGTGCAGCCGTTCAGGTACATCGCGCTCGTCGCGTCGACGAAAACCTTCAGATCGCCTACGTTAACGACCTTGTCCATCATGCCGGCGCCGTTCTCAAAGCTCATCGAGTACTGGAAACCAGAGCAACCGCCGCCGACCACGCCAATGCGCAGACCTGCAGGAATCGGATCCTGGGTTGCCATAATTTCCTTCACCTTGGTGATCGCCGAGTCAGTCAAAACCACCGGGCCCTTGGCCGGTGCACCGGTCACTACTTCGGGAGCGGTCACTACTTCAGGAGTCACAGC carries:
- a CDS encoding GspE/PulE family protein; this encodes MATAPPVAQPYANDMLSETERAQRLARRYHAEFVDLKNFKIEHELFKSVPVDIMFRYNFVPLAQHEGRLTIAVADPSKLMVLDEIAGLLGTRVVTRVATSSQIADILKKSEQSQRVLDEASEGLAFDVLSDNENADESLAIDKLAADDDISPIIRLVDTTIFTALERRASDIHLETYDDSLLVKYRIDGVLQQAMAPIAREHHQTILSRIKVMSELDIAERRVPQDGRFRVRYKGRLIDFRVSIMPTVHGENAVLRVLDKESMSEKFTKLSLDVVGFAEKDLARFRRYIKEPYGMVLVTGPTGSGKTTTLYAALNEIKSEEDKIITIEDPVEYQIRGITQIPVNEKKGLTFARGLRSILRHDPDKILVGEIRDAETAQIAINSALTGHLVFTTVHANNVVDVLGRFLNMGVEPYNFVSALNCILAQRLVRQICEFCVQTVHFTDDELIENGLNPEEWRDVDFKEGPGCIECGGTGYRGRSAIHELLELDDEIREMLLEKRPGSEIRKKAKAKGMAFLRDSALERVRDGITTLREINKVTFVEAGR
- a CDS encoding type II toxin-antitoxin system VapC family toxin; the protein is MILLDTHVVLWLAQAPELLSATAVSVIEAARQEDGLAISDKSLWELAQIIADKDVSVDPSPEDFLEACAQVFQVLPITPGIAWRSMQFSKKYPKDPADRIIAATAIVHGLPLITKDGKIRKSGEVACIW
- a CDS encoding type II toxin-antitoxin system Phd/YefM family antitoxin, with translation MKTLGAAAAKTHFLALLDEVEQKRTPIIVTKKGRPVAKMIPMPQQGKDPIFGFYKGKIKILGDILKPRFSDEEIEEFAKREASHLR
- a CDS encoding type II secretion system F family protein, translated to MTEFTVRLADDRGRILEQTHAAATADELRARFTQAGYLVYSVKPRSTLGISQQKKVKLDVFLIYNQQFLTLIRAGLPILGSLDLLSKRQKDEGFRGQLEDVVGRVKTGESLSQAFEAQGGFPLVYTVTLLAGERSGNLEEVLQRFLDFQRVSLSFRKKLKASLIYPAFLVVMVIGLFIFLVTFVVPRFAQLYDQLGTKLPSLTLLLLQIGQYAQHYGIYIAAVVALIIYGIVRWTKTDSGANTIDKVRVKLPLLGQVWLKYQVGLFSRTLSTLLQGGLPLVPSLETAARSIDSRSVQKAVYTSVEQVREGKGLSLSLANTGVFPELAIEMIEVGESTGALPQMLNSVAEFFEEDVQTSLAAIMSLIEPAILIVMGVVVVVILIALYLPIFSLNSVGGGN
- a CDS encoding 30S ribosomal protein S1 — protein: MAEETLEPTAPFVEETTATPAVEETTESFGDAFAEFERTNQRKADDGSKQIDATVVTLDADSVFLDIGFKTEGVLPRAALPNNADEVNPGDRMLVSVRGRNAEGYYELSRVRVVQPTDWSTLVKAFEEKTPITGTVTAVVKGGVSVDVGVRAFMPASRTGTRDAAELEKLVGQTIACNIIKLDTEAQDVVVDRRAILEAEQKELAQAKFATMSEGEIVTGTVRSLASYGAFVDIGGMDGLLHVSDISWTRIAKPEDAVEVGQELTLKVLKIDAENNRISLGLKQLQAEPWDAVPGKYTVGERVTGTVTRLADFGAFVELEPGIEGLIHVSEMSWVKKVKKPSDLLTVGETVEAAILKIDTAERRISLGLKQALGDPWSEVPLKFPVGAEVEGPVTRLATFGAFVELAEGVEGLVHISEIVADKRLAHPQDAVRVGEVVKAVVLAIDPEKRQIKLSIKQLQPTGLTEYLEERQVGDTVSGRVVSVSGENAVVELGEGIRAIASLKTQAAPAAAAPTGGVLDLSALGSMLKDRWKTGGPVAGSASSAVEAGQIRSFKITKLDVAAKSIELQLA
- a CDS encoding iron-sulfur cluster assembly accessory protein, encoding MSTVAVTPEVVTAPEVVTGAPAKGPVVLTDSAITKVKEIMATQDPIPAGLRIGVVGGGCSGFQYSMSFENGAGMMDKVVNVGDLKVFVDATSAMYLNGCTVDYVETLEAAGFKFENPQVKSTCGCGSSFSV